The following nucleotide sequence is from Excalfactoria chinensis isolate bCotChi1 chromosome 12, bCotChi1.hap2, whole genome shotgun sequence.
CCCCACATCCTGACCCACTGATGCAGCATGAAGCTCCGTGACCCGGAAAGGTGCCGGCAGTGCGGCTGTGGCCTCGTGACcggggggcagggaaagggctgGGAGGGCAGCGACAGTAAGtggggcgctgggctgggggctgctggcaggaggggatggggaggggcAGTGTGGGTGCTGCGGGCACCCGGCTCATGGAGTGGTGCCAGGGGGAGCCGGGAGCCAGGTCAGGTGCTTGTTAATCCTACAGGGCTCAGTGCAGCCTGGATTCCTGGCTGGGATTTGCAGTGCCTGGACACTCACTGCATCAACACGGCCCTGCGACCCACAGCCCCCACACGGGTCAGCAGTCCTGGGGGCACTGCAGCCCCTGGCACTGTGGGAGCAGCACTTACCCAGGAGGAGAGAGAGCACCAGGACATCCATGGGCAGCCACGAGCCCTGCCTGTGGGGCACAGACATGGGGCTGCAGCGTGGGGCAGCACTGCCCGggcccctcccagccccacacacgCATCACCCATCTCTCAGCCGCATCCCCAGCCCCACGGCTGCGTCCCCAAACTCCATCCTGTAGCCTCCGTGTCCGCCTCCTACACCGGTGTCCCCATTGGGTCCCAGGGACACCTGGAGACGagagccagcagtgctggagcaggccAGGAAAGGACATCCTGCAGCTGGCCAGGGTCCTGCTGTTAAATTTAGGCTCTTGCTGCCTGTTGCGCTCCCTTCTCTGCCGTCACCGCCTCTTTCCAACCTTGCAGTCGCCGCTGGATCAAAGCCTGACCCCGCGCCGCCCCATCCCGGCCTTCCTGTCCCCGCGTGCGGCCACCCAGTGCTGGGGGACGCCATGCGCCCATCCCGGCCGGATGCCCGCGCTCTGCCCGGCTCCGGTCCCACTCAACGCTGTGCCAACGGGTGGGAGAGGCAAGGCCGAGCGCTCCCCCAGCCCCGACCCCCGGCCCGGCGGTACCTGGGTGGTGCGGCGATGTCGCGAGGCCGGAGGTGAGAGCCCACCGCCCCGATCCGGGCGTGCAGAACTGAGCCGAAGCGATGGGAAAGCAGGCGGCCGGCcggcctccccccccccgcacgcacacagacacacacgaTTCTTATTCAAATGCGCTGCCCACTGAATGGGACGGCGGTCTCCAGGCTACGGGAATGTCACCGCCGATTCCTTCTGCCTGGAGGCCCTCACTGCCCGCCCGTGCGGCTAAGGGGCCAGCTTCGGCCGCACAGCCGGGCGTCGGCAGCACGGGCACGCCCCGGTGCCGACAAAGGCGCCTCGAGAGGCTGCCGGCTCGGCCTCCGCGGGGCTCAGCCGAGGCTCCATAACCTCCTCCTGGGGATGCCGCCGGGCCGTGCTGGTGTCTGCAGGCACACGGAGCTCCCCGCCGACGCGGGGCTCGCTGCGCAAAGTCCGACCCGCACCCACCCTGAGGAGCGCCCGGCGGCTGCGGGAGGATGCAGCCCCTCTCCACGAGGACCCCGTTCCCCACGCACCGTGCCGCGACCAATGCCCACGCGCAGCCGCGAGGCCACGCCGCGCCCCGGGGCCCCGCAGCCTCTCCTACCTGCGCACGTGGGGCCGGCGGGCCGGGCAGGTGGCCGTGCCCTCTGGGGGCCGAGAGCGGAGCCGGCACGGCCCTGCTGCGCTCGGCCGCTGGTTCCTGGAGGAGGGCAGCCGGCGCCTGTCTCCTCCTCCGAGCGCCGTGCCAGGGAGGGAGGGCCCTGCCTGCGCCGAGGTGCAGCAAGGTGAGGCGCAGGCGGAGTGCTGGGCGGCGGTGGCCGACgaacagcacagcacggcacagcacagTACAGCACAGCCGTGCCCGGCACCGTCAGCACACGCCACGGCTGGGACTGGCCGTGCAGCGCCTGGGCACCCCGCGCCCACACGGGGCACGTCTCCAGGAGCACAACGTGGGCCCGGGGCTGCGCGCTTCCCCGCACCTCCCCGCACGACGAATCGTGCTCCGCGGGTGCTGCCGTGCCCTAAACCGGCCCCACTTACCCCATGCCCAGCGGCGCTGCCTGGGATCCCCGAGACTGCTGGAGCCCAACAAAGTCCTCACTGTCACACGGTGCCTTTTATTAGCCAAggctgaaggaaggaagaggaccCGCGTGCTTGCACCAAGGCCGTGCTCTGGCTGCATGCCGCCGAGCAGGGAGGCAGGAAGGTAACAAAGCCCCGAGGGCCCGGCAGCACTCAACATGTCCCAGTGCAGCTCATCCCTACACCTCGGCTGGGCGAGGGATGCCGGGGCTCAGGGCGGGGTGGATGTGCAGCCCCGTGGCCAGGCACTGCGCAGGGGAAGCCCGGAGGAAGGGAAGGGCCGCGCTCAGCGAGGGTCCCACGGCAGTGACCGGGCACCGACCTTGGCTCCGGTGAGGTAATACgagagctgggaggagatgAGCTGATAAAGAGCCATTAGCACGGGCCAACATGTCTGTACCGACGGGATCTTGCCAAGCACATCTTATTTACTTTGGGGAGATCGCCAGTGGCCTGATAAAGGTGGCTGTAATAGGATCTCCAGCCttgggaagggagagggatGGATCCTCAGGATCCCTTCTGAGGATctgagcagccagcagtgctgttagGACACATCCCCGGCCTGCCAAAGGCTGCCGATTTCCCACCCGGAGCAGCTTGAGCCTGGCAGATGACACAGGTGGGGGCAGTGAGCTCAGCTCCACTCCCGCAGCGCTGAGCCGGTGTGCAGCGCAGCCTCCCACGCCTGGCCAGCCCTGCTGGACCAACTTCAGTGCACCCAGCGGGCGGCTGACGCTTCCCTGAACATCCTCAGCAATCAGAGCTGCTTAACCTCTTTCCTGCCTGAGGACTTTGCTCGGGCACCCTGCGTGCCACGGGGGCTGACTCACCAGGGTGCTGCAGCACACCGCTCTCGGGGCAGTTCCCGGCTGTTCCTGGTGCACCGGGAGGAGCAGACGCTGGGCTGGGGCCGCCGGTCCCACCACCGTTAGTGCTGGGTCAGCGCACCGATGGCCCGGCGGGACAAACGGAGCCAGATCACACGGCAGCAAACAATGGCATTGCTGTTGAATTAGCCAGCAGAAAGGGATCCCGAGGGAAGAGGGAGGGGGGCAGGCAAGCGGGACCTGGCAGAGCGCCCACAGCGCAGCACCGACCCGGGAACTAACCTGGAATGCAGATCTGTGCCAGTTTATACCAGTATGGCACCAGTGCTACTCGGCTGGAGCATCTGCCATCCCGAGCCAGGCGTTCCTTCATTGCGGTTGGGTGACCCCACAGCTCACTGGAGTGCACGGGTGTGCCGAGAGGAGCACAGCAGTGATGGCACGCCGCCATGCAGAGCGCAGCCACCCTGCGGCATCCCcatgggctgggagctgcagcaccatCTGGCAGGCACCAAAGAAGAGCCGGACATGCTGAGTGGTTCTGAGCACCATTTACTGAAGGGCTGGACACCTGCTAGGACTTCATAACAAAAGttcatttcatttaagaaaGAAGACAGTCTGGTTTTTGTCCTGTTCCCTCATAAGAATGGAATAATACGAACGTTGTCTTTTCACCAAACAATGCCACTCCAAAATATACAACACTGAGTGTGGAGCAGCCCAGCCTCATATTAAACATTAAATATACCTTCAGAAACATTCTacacaaacaaatgaaacagtATAAAGTTCACTCGAGAACAAGATGGTCGGTTGTTGTAAATTCATCATACAAAAGTTTGTTGGGTGCCCAGCCGTGGGGATGAGGCAGCGGCACCAGCAGCCTGGGCACGGCACATCGCTGCTCCAGTGTCACTTGGGGCTCCCAAATGTTGGGGACCATTGGTGGCCAAGAGGGTGGCACCAGTCCCGGCCAGGGCAGGGcggccatgctgtgctgtggagGTGGTTGTCCCAGATGCGATGGCTGGAGAAGGAGTCCTGCAGCCAGGCAGTGCTGAGGCAGAcccccacatccctgctgtgccctgctgcaggagtaATGCTTCCCAGCTATGCTGCACTGGGAACCACAAGGAGGGAATGTCATTACACACCACATCTTCCCCAACACAGATGCCAGTGCTGGCTTCATCCCACCCCAGACCTCGATGGGGGACTGGGGCACACTCCCAACACCCTGCTTTGCAGGCTGTGCCCTGGGGATGACAAGAGGGTTCAGTGGTAGCTCTGCAGCACCCACTCTTTTACAACAGCACCACGTGCCTCACTGTCCATGGGAATCACCGGACTCTTACAGGGGCTGCCTGTAGCAACGGGAACCAGAAGGACTAATTAAGAGAAGGAGAGATTCCCAGAGGATAATAAGGCCTTTAAGGGACTCCCCAGGGGCAAGGCCTAATCATCCCCACAGGGGAAGTCATTTCAGATGCTCACTCTCCCTGCCAGTTCTTCCAGAGGGCAGCAGGCAACAGGCGCCAGGGAAGCTCAAGGAGCAGCTGTGCCTTCCTTGTGGccccacagctgagcagctgatggaggACAAGGAGTGCAGGCTTCACCCCCACAGGGTCCTGCAGAACCACAGCTATTGTGCCcatgctgctggctgggaaGTGGAAGCTCTGCTGTGCGGACACTGCATATCGTGGCTCCCTTGCCCTGAAGATCTCCTCTGGCAGCAGAAGCTGGCTGGCCAGGCACTGCTGGcaccttttgttttccccaaatcCCTGCTTCTGCCTCAGAGATCTTCTGCCTTCCTAAGCAAGTTGAGGGGTCCAACCTCAGCGCTACTGCTTCgcaggcagcacagtgcaggaaCGTCACAGCCACAGATGCTCAGCTGCGGCCGACAGCCATCAGCACTGCCTCACACACAGCCcaggagctctgtgctcagATGGTCCCAGCCTGCCCACCTGACAAGGCAAAGAGCCATCCCCATCCAACCCAGTGTGGCTCTAAGgactccccagcacagctctccatgCTAAAACACCACCGGTGGGCTACAAAACAGGAGTTttgtagtaataataataataataataatcccttATCTCGCAGAAAAGTGCTTACAAAATTCAGTACAAGGACACTACTGCAGCTGGCATTCGGGGGGAAAGCAAACTGTTTGGAAGCAGCAGTGCCACACTACGTGGCTCACAGGGAAGAGGCCAAGGAGAAACTTCTCCAgttgaaagcagcagcagaaggtgaAACCTGATCACAGCGCACACGAGCTTTAAAACACTTCTACCAATTAACACTGTGATTTCAGCCTGGTGTCTGATGTCTGCTCCCCGCTGTACAAGCTGCTCTCCCCAAGGACCTCACTGACAGACATCTGAAGCATTGCAGGAAGCTCACAGACCTTGTCTGGTGGAAGTGAAGCATAAACTCTTGCTTCTTGGCAgctgaataaaagaaaactgatttccaCAAACTCAGGCTGAAGAACAGCCCTTTGACCGCTGCCTGAATCGTTACTAGAAGTGACAGTGGCAGAAATCCACGTGGTTAAAGCATTCCTCAGAGAGTCTCCACAGCTCTTGGCTGTCACAGTGCCCAGGAATAGCACAGGCCAGGTTAGGCACTTGGATGAATTCAAACTGACTAATACAGAAGCGGGTCTGCGCAACCTGCATACAGCATGCTCAGGAGAGACCGGGGGCACCGCAGGCAACATATTTTCCAcatgctgcacagccagcactgctgcaagtCCCTGGAAGGCATACGATCCAACCACTGCCATCAAACAAACAGGGTGGAAGTGACCTCAGGAGATCTCTCGTGGGGCCAAGGGGTTTGATAGCCCCCTGACCTTCCCAGAGCACCAGGCAGCCGCGTTACAGTGTGAGACAAAGGACAGCAGAGCCAAGCACAGACAGGCTGTAGGGAGCCCACGGCCAACACTGCATCCAGCAGAACATAACTGCCAGGCTGCACTGGCTGACATTGGCACCAGAGGCCACAAAGCCCCTCTGTGAATAATGATCTGCTATTCTTCCAGCCAAGTTCCAAACTCATCTGCGATGGGGAAGAGGAGACATCAGGATGGCGGAGTCCTGGTGTAAATGATGTGCATTCAGCAAACGCAAAGCATGCCTGagagctccagcacagccctgcaagcTCAAGGCCTGGCGCTCTGTGCCACAGAAATGCTGACAGAGGCAGGTCTGATCACCTGCAGGTCCCTGAGCACAGCCTTACAGGGTGCTCACTTTCCTCACAGGATGCTGTGATGCAGCCCTACCACAAAGCacttccagcacagcagagctcacacTGGTGGCTGGGAAAGGATGCTGGGCAAGATAATGCCTCTACCCAGCTCAGTGCCTGGAAAGGCAGGTATCACGGGctacctagatttacctgtgcccgtgacagcagtatgaactggagtatgaaccttttaatgatccatactgcacatgatgttacgatgtggaatattgacagcaacgTTACAAAATCGTGACAGTAGGCCTGAGGAGGTGTGCTCTGCGTGATGTGCAACACAGCACAAGGCAAGTCCTCAGCTGGCACAGATTCAAAGCATTAAATAAGAGGTGACAGAAGAGCGGGGAAGCAGATAGCtgtgcagcagaggaagaaacacaAGGTGAGGGATGCATCAGACAGCTGGCTTCAGGTGCTCAGCTTCCTGTTCACACTGGAGGAAATAAGTCACCCTAAATTCAGCCCTGTGGATGAGCAACTGCTTTTCCCACTGGAACTCAGGCACTCTGCTGGGAGGTCTCGTGCTGCACAAAGAAGCTCCAGGACAGCTCTTGGTGCCCTTATATGGGGCTGGGAGTGGAGGAGCCACGGGAGCAGCGATACCACAGAGCCCTCCCTGGGACACCGCCAGAAAGAGAAACTCCAGCACAGGACTTTGAGACCTGGCATTTGAGAGCGTGGGAATGAGAAAGGTCTGAAGGGGTGGGAACAAAAGGGACAAAGTAATTTTTGGCCAGTTAGCAGTGATGGAGGGTTCCTGTTCATCCAGAATCACGTCAGGAAAGGGAATTCTCTGCCAGGGCATTTTAgaacacaggagaagaaaacattcctcctgctctgcagccaacCAGCGGCATTCACAGGTCAGTCCTGAACACTGCAAGTTATAATCTCTGACAGCAGGTCACACCGCCCAGAAGCAGAGCGCGTGATGCAGGGCCAGCCATCATCTCCTGAGGGTGAGAGCAGGCTCAGAGCCCAAGCTGTGCCCCAGGACACCAGCTCCTCTGCCCTCTCACTCCCTAGTGAaactcctttctcctcttcccaccTCAGTTTTGCTCTCTTAGCTGGGGATCAAACACCAGCCCCATTTATTAAGCACTGAAATCCAGACAGGTGCTAGAGAAGAGCTTCTACATAAGAAGCTGTGGCTTCCCTGTGGAGCTCATCCCTTCAACCAATGTCCCCAGAGATTACTAGGTCAGACAATCAGTATTTTGAGCTGGTGAGAGAATGAGTGGATTACCAGCCCGCTGCAGAGACCTGAACGCAGCACGGCACACAGCCAAACTTGCAAACAGCCATGCACTACTATATTCCCCAAGCTGCCAGACTGCCGTACCCCACTGACATCCCATCACCAGCCATGTGTACATCCCCACCTGCTGTCCCTATAGGTGTGTGCTGCTCACTGAGCTTTGACCCCAGCTTgccctggcacaggcagcagcacagcccactGGCTCCTGGGGACCAGCAGAACCTTTGCTGAGCTGTCACACCTACCACACACCTTCTCCCAACATCCCAGAGGCTGGCAAAGCTGCTATCCATGGTTATACAGTGATTCTCCACTCTGACTGCCTCATCCCCACAAACTGACAGCCATCCCCACAAACTTTCCACACTTAAGTGCTGGTATATACTTTTCAATAATTCATCTCTTCTGCTGTGGTTCAGGCTCGCCGATGCCACTGAACTCTGGGGCAGGTGGGCTTTATCTAATACATTCAGACACAGTGGGCATCTTCTCTACCAACACCTAGAACCTGCTCCTGACGCGTCCAGCAACAGCAGCTACATTGTGGGCAGGGCACTTTAAGCAACTCTGATCAGCAATTCTAGCCCTAAGGCTGTAACAGTCATCGCTCATTTTCTACCTTTGCAACAGAGGTACGAGAGGGCGGAACAACAACTGGGCTCCAGTAGAATTGCTCTTTGGAGGCAAACTCCCAAGACGAGTTCAGAGCTTCCGCTACCATGAATAGAGGAAGCACCCAGAGACCTCCAGCAAAACTGCAAGCACCAGCCCAGTAGTACTCCCCCACTTTCAGGCAGAGGTAATACCGAAAGTATGATCCCGATGATAAAAAAAGTATGATAGTACCAACTACCAGCTGGTAATTCTCTGAATTGCTTGGCATTTTCAAGTGCTTATAACTCTGCCTGCTTCTGAGCTGTTCAAGAGCACCCAGAACAGACTGTCACAACACTGAAACACAGTGAAATCCTAGCACCTTCAACAAAAGACTGGCtgatgggaagggggaacaaAAGCTATCGAACCCAGTCCCAGAGGGATGGAAGAAGTGCATCTTCCCGCAGTTCCTGGGCTATATGCACATATATGGGTACATAGATAATCAAGTTAGAAAATTTGatcaaaataaaaccagtaaATGTACAGCTTGAAAAAGAGCAATATCACAGTGCATCCATGTCATGAGAAAGTCACGTGTTCTGAGCCTGCAGCGAGAGCACGGCCTGCCACACTTAGAAGAGAGACCAGAGAAAGCCGGTGCTCTGACCTGCTGGGCTCACGGCGGGCCAAAGGCACCGTCCCAGTTTTGCACTTGTGCAGCCAGTTCTGCATAGTGGTGGTGGTGGACAGCCCGAAGCAGCACAAGAGCAGGCTGCTCCGTCTACAGGTTAGTCGATGTATAGTCACCAGACACCAGAAATCCAAAGTTGCTCTTAAACTTCACCACGCTCCAGTGCTGGTATCATATTTACTTACGAGAAAGTGACCAAGTGAAGAAACTCAGGGGACGCTGTGAGAGTGGGACAAGGGCTGAATTCGGATCACAGGGGACAGGTTGACTCTAAGAATCTTCTGTGCTCTTCTTCTCACTTCATCATCGGAAGAAGAGCTGCCCACCTTGATGGCCCAGAATTTCAGCAGGTTCAAAGTGCTCCGAGCTCGCCGAGCCTTGTTTTGGACAGGAATGGATTTTGACTTTTTTCTCTGTGGCGCATCTCTCACCTCTGCaactcttttcctcttcttcccaaCAGTCCCCTGGTAAGTGCCGCTATCCTTCCACTCCATTTTCCCCACCGGAGCTTCCTTAGCTTTGATTTTCAAGGCCTTGGACTGCGGTGCTGCGGCGCAGCCTCCCACCAGCTGGGAGGAGCTGCCTGCGATTCTTCCATTCAGGACTCCTGAGGCTTTGCAAGCAttgctctcctgcagcactcCGCCCTTTAGTCCCTTCAGAAGATTTAAAGCGAGGGTGGCAGAATCCGGTGCTTTCTTTCCCACACGCTTACACCGCCTGCCTTCTCTTATTTTAGTGGTCTTGCCTGAAGCAAATTGCCTTGTCTGGCTTGAAACCTTAAGGAGTTTAAGGTCCGAGGGTGAGACCCCAAGAGGCCTGCGTGTATACTTGGATTCCAAACAGGATGTGCGGGTTTTCAGTGGCACCAGAGCTTCCAGAACCACAGACAGCCTCACGGCTGGATACACATCAGGATACATGCTTGCAGGAAAGCCCATTACTGAG
It contains:
- the CCDC71 gene encoding coiled-coil domain-containing protein 71, which translates into the protein MNIAVNNVEEKAVHSWSRIYSAGQKVLEEALRVFNPMSKDLSDTETQLVAFIQGLKEEGFQPTILRSKDVYGYKSCTADTPSQAKGSTPHSCAAATTSTPPKTPARSTAAMARASASPTSISVNSSKVSSLPVSKGDSTNLLLNSFKQTRSGKSKASVMGFPASMYPDVYPAVRLSVVLEALVPLKTRTSCLESKYTRRPLGVSPSDLKLLKVSSQTRQFASGKTTKIREGRRCKRVGKKAPDSATLALNLLKGLKGGVLQESNACKASGVLNGRIAGSSSQLVGGCAAAPQSKALKIKAKEAPVGKMEWKDSGTYQGTVGKKRKRVAEVRDAPQRKKSKSIPVQNKARRARSTLNLLKFWAIKVGSSSSDDEVRRRAQKILRVNLSPVIRIQPLSHSHSVP